One Pomacea canaliculata isolate SZHN2017 linkage group LG9, ASM307304v1, whole genome shotgun sequence DNA segment encodes these proteins:
- the LOC112572547 gene encoding tetraspanin-11-like, with amino-acid sequence MLGSFFFLLLLMLIGFLVGGILIYAYRNQIGDYVMKELYTSLNSSYGRADRKEVTETWDFMQKVFSCCGVYGDVNSSTSWAFYRTTLWFLNQTETSMKKYVPDSCCLSMMGDNLTRCVGGMGYEHIAPARGPPVYPAIENGIMFTEGCYSAFIAFLSDNIKVVGGVCVGVAVLMVLAMTFALCLCRRIKDDYLFD; translated from the exons ATGCTGGGATcg ttcttcttcttgctgctgctCATGCTGATTGGCTTCTTGGTAGGCGGGATCCTCATCTATGCTTACCGGAATCAG ATAGGTGATTATGTCATGAAAGAGCTGTACACGTCTCTCAACTCTTCGTACGGACGGGCGGACAGGAAGGAAGTGACGGAAACCTGGGACTTCATGCAGAAAGTT TTTAGCTGTTGCGGCGTGTACGGGGATGTCAACTCCTCCACATCCTGGGCTTTCTACAGAACAACCTTGTGGTTCCTCAACCAGACAG AAACGTCTATGAAGAAGTATGTGCCCGACAGCTGCTGTTTGAGCATGATGGGAGATAACCTGACCCGGTGTGTGGGGGGCATGGGCTACGAACACATTGCACCCGCTCGTGGGCCACCCGTGTACCCGGCCATAGAAAACGGCATCATGTTTACCGAG GGCTGCTACTCGGCGTTCATCGCCTTCCTGTCGGACAACATCAAAGTGGTTGGAGGCGTGTGTGTCGGGGTGGCGGTGTTGATG GTTCTAGCTatgacctttgccctctgcCTGTGTCGACGAATTAAAGATGACTATCTCTTCGACTGA
- the LOC112572997 gene encoding LOW QUALITY PROTEIN: alpha-2A adrenergic receptor-like (The sequence of the model RefSeq protein was modified relative to this genomic sequence to represent the inferred CDS: inserted 1 base in 1 codon) codes for MDQQTSTVEPGIPPVKNDSWGLMEAEEPGDMMSQPLWRTVTLGVIQFMVVILTVTGNMLVLIAVARTKRLQTIFNMYIVNLALTDIMVALTAMTFYSTETTLGYWPFGEFMCGVWIFFDYGMTFASVFNLLVISVDRLWSVMWSVHYHVHRTKKTTAITIAGIWLVVLFLWLPPCIVDRVRHSRPGECMWSPRXNREFVVVIAVVGHHGSCVVILTCYFAVFLVLRARTRSILPSRHAPRPSHVTTSQNKLPRRAETSQDRVSADTSQFAPRQSACPPGVRSVSINVCDTRVGDVERSRLSEQVTESGSMTAELPADDLPSDDHLQSRGSDLPPRQREAGVGHPGTRDGEQLAPNSLPFSAFGLLGRREVTLHSRHFTATSSQPPTATVGNRLCDDSTNIPPDHQDLSANETSELFPMTRACSPVTAPSSGPQKGSRGRETRAFIILTHIVAGFVVCWLPFHLVFDLTAVRPELVPDVVYSVTFWLTYVNSAINPILYNFSSSDFRRAFREMLCRT; via the exons ATGGACCAGCAGACTTCAACGGTGGAGCCGGGTATCCCACCCGTGAAGAATGACTCATGGGGCTTGATGGAGGCAGAGGAGCCAGGAGACATGATGTCGCAACCACTGTGGCGCACTGTCACACTTGGTGTCATCCAGTTCATGGTTGTCATCCTGACAGTCACTGGCAACATGCTG GTTCTGATAGCGGTGGCTCGCACCAAGCGCCTCCAGACGATCTTCAACATGTACATCGTCAACCTGGCCTTGACCGACATCATGGTGGCCTTGACCGCAATGACCTTTTACAGCACAGAGACTACCCTGGGTTACTGGCCCTTCGGCGAGTTCATGTGCGGCGTCTGGATCTTCTTCGACTACGGCATGACCTTCGCCTCCGTCTTCAACCTCCTCGTCATCTCCGTGGACAGACTGTGGTCAGTGATGTGGAGCGTGCACTACCACGTGCACAGGACCAAGAAAACAACCGCCATCACCATCGCTGGCATCTG GCTGGTGGTCCTGTTCCTATGGTTACCGCCCTGCATCGTGGATCGTGTGAGGCACAGCCGCCCGGGGGAGTGCATGTGGTCCCCGC ACAACAGGGAGTTCGTGGTGGTCATCGCTGTGGTGGGTCACCACGGGTCGTGCGTCGTCATCCTCACCTGCTACTTCGCTGTCTTCCTGGTGCTGAGGGCACGGACTCGCTCCATCCTGCCATCCAGACACGCCCCCAGgcctagtcacgtgacaacatcTCAG AACAAGTTACCGAGAAGAGCGGAGACATCCCAAGACAGAGTGTCGGCCGACACTTCACAGTTCGCTCCACGTCAGTCTGCCTGTCCACCCGGGGTCAGATCCGTCTCCATCAACGTCTGTGACACAAGGGTTGGCGACGTAGAAAGGTCAAGGCTTTCTGAGCAGGTCACCGAGTCTGGGTCAATGACCGCAGAATTACCTGCAGACGACCTCCCGAGCGATGACCACTTGCAGTCGCGGGGTAGCGACCTGCCACCCAGACAGAGAGAAGCTGGAGTGGGCCACCCTGGAACCAGAGATGGGGAACAACTCGCAcctaattctctccctttctccgCCTTTGGTTTGCTTGGTCGCAGGGAGGTAACTCTTCACAGCCGCCATTTTACGGCCACGTCATCACAGCCACCAACAGCAACGGTTGGAAACAGACTTTGCGATGATTCTACAAACATCCCACCCGACCATCAAGATCTTTCAGCAAATGAGACCTCAG AGTTGTTTCCCATGACACGTGCCTGCTCTCCTGTCACAGCGCCCTCCAGCGGACCCCAGAAAGGTTCCAGGGGGAGAGAGACACGAGCGTTCATAATCCTCACCCACATTGTGGCCGGCTTCGTGGTCTGCTGGCTGCCTTTTCACCTGGTCTTTGATCTCACCGCCGTTCGTCCGGAGCTGGTGCCGGATGTGGTGTACTCGGTGACCTTTTGGCTGACCTACGTGAACTCGGCAATCAACCCAATTCTCTACAACTTCTCAAGCTCGGACTTCCGACGTGCTTTTAGAGAAATGCTTTGTAGGACATGA